One part of the Cyclobacteriaceae bacterium genome encodes these proteins:
- a CDS encoding ribose-phosphate pyrophosphokinase — protein MAVKLFSGRATTYLAEKIADAYGESLGKVMYQQFSDGEMSPFIAESVRGHEVFLIQSTIPPSDNLMELLLMVDAAKRASASSVNVVIPYFGYARQDRKDRPRVSIAAKLIANLISAAGADRIMTCDLHADQIQGFFDIPVDHLDGSYIFVPYLKSLQLDNIIFASPDVGGIKRARSFAKFFDADLAVCDKYRKEANKVESMRLIGEVEGKDVILIDDLVDTAGTICKAAALLKEKGAKTVRAACTHPVLSGKAYENIENSVLEELVVADTLPLKHATPKIKVLTVSDLFAKAIRKIHDHESISSLFIKL, from the coding sequence ATGGCGGTAAAGCTTTTTAGCGGCAGAGCAACTACATATCTGGCAGAAAAAATTGCTGATGCCTATGGCGAATCCCTGGGCAAAGTAATGTACCAGCAATTCAGCGATGGAGAAATGTCGCCCTTTATTGCCGAATCAGTGCGGGGCCACGAGGTATTCCTTATCCAATCTACCATACCGCCATCCGATAACCTGATGGAGCTTTTGCTGATGGTTGATGCCGCTAAACGGGCCAGTGCTTCCAGCGTAAACGTAGTAATACCGTATTTTGGATATGCCCGTCAGGATAGAAAAGACAGGCCACGTGTGTCCATTGCAGCCAAACTTATTGCAAACCTTATATCAGCGGCCGGTGCCGATAGGATAATGACCTGCGACTTACATGCCGATCAGATACAGGGATTTTTTGACATTCCGGTTGACCACCTGGATGGTTCATACATTTTTGTTCCATACCTGAAATCACTCCAATTGGATAACATCATATTCGCATCGCCCGATGTTGGTGGTATTAAGCGCGCCAGAAGCTTCGCTAAGTTTTTTGATGCCGACCTGGCCGTGTGCGATAAATACAGGAAAGAAGCAAACAAAGTGGAATCGATGCGATTGATTGGTGAAGTGGAAGGGAAAGACGTTATCCTGATCGATGACCTGGTGGATACCGCAGGAACCATTTGCAAAGCTGCTGCCTTGCTGAAAGAAAAAGGTGCAAAAACAGTTCGCGCGGCTTGCACACACCCGGTATTGTCCGGTAAAGCTTACGAAAACATTGAAAACTCGGTGTTGGAGGAATTGGTCGTTGCCGATACATTGCCCTTAAAGCATGCGACACCTAAAATTAAAGTATTAACCGTATCGGATTTATTTGCGAAAGCCATTCGCAAAATCCACGATCACGAATCAATAAGCTCCTTATTTATAAAACTTTAA
- a CDS encoding tetratricopeptide repeat-containing sensor histidine kinase has translation MLNTTSVRTEKVDLLYQLAYQYIFSDLSGALKNARLSQQLALEIGDSLRIVKASLVISSAFRRLEQIDSAIKAAEYGLEISTRNNFLSERKILLNSLAVAHSLKAEYDRALDFHFQSLILREETGTKSEVSITLNNIGFVYFKLKNYEKALDYYLRSLKLKLSENDLHDLDRLYINIGLCNIHLKNFQEALKSINAGFGICGNNCSDEIVVEGEFGRGVANFNLQNYEQAEGHFKVSYELAQRLDFKRWMAENLVYLARLAITTNRLPEAKEYLLQGEEIARAYKYNQLLLDSYREFSNLYNLSRDFQNASVYQNQYINLKDSLIGEELVKNIARTQTQFEERENIKTIALKEEALSRQRMLNLAIGTIAFLAALLVFVLFQSNKVKRRVNAKLSDANAIIAEQNKQLQQHSNTLQAEVNKATADLLISNQALDNVNKELDNFIYKTSHDIRGPLASLKGMCNVALIDVKDDLALDYLRKLDVTATKLNRILTRLLIINQINNATPNPEPLDIDLIVDDIIRFESKKGLPADFTFKREIQRNMNIKSDDALMRIIIENLIDNAVKFYNDSERIQPFALIRIYTDEKNLNIHVIDNGVGISSVQPDKIFQMFTRASEKSGTGGLGLYLIKQASTRLGGDVGLRLTPESFTEFYVTLPLKIPEALLEKKEDNKMIPPPVRV, from the coding sequence ATGCTGAATACTACTAGTGTTAGAACAGAGAAGGTTGATCTTCTTTACCAGTTAGCTTATCAGTATATATTCAGTGATCTTTCGGGAGCCCTTAAAAATGCAAGATTAAGTCAGCAACTTGCGTTAGAGATTGGTGATAGCCTGAGGATAGTAAAGGCTTCTTTGGTAATTAGTTCAGCTTTTCGAAGATTAGAACAAATCGACAGCGCAATTAAGGCAGCAGAGTATGGCTTAGAAATTTCGACCCGGAATAATTTCTTGAGTGAACGTAAAATTCTTCTGAATTCCCTTGCTGTTGCACATTCTTTAAAGGCTGAGTATGATCGGGCTCTTGATTTCCATTTTCAATCACTAATTCTTAGAGAAGAGACTGGAACAAAATCTGAAGTGAGTATTACTTTAAATAATATTGGATTTGTTTACTTTAAATTGAAAAATTATGAAAAGGCTTTAGACTATTATCTTAGATCTTTAAAGTTAAAACTAAGTGAAAACGACTTACACGACTTGGATAGACTTTATATAAACATTGGGCTTTGCAACATTCACCTCAAGAATTTCCAGGAAGCACTAAAAAGCATTAATGCCGGATTTGGTATTTGTGGTAATAATTGTTCGGATGAAATTGTCGTTGAGGGAGAATTTGGCAGAGGCGTAGCAAATTTTAATTTACAGAATTATGAACAGGCCGAAGGTCATTTCAAAGTCTCTTACGAATTGGCGCAAAGACTAGATTTCAAAAGATGGATGGCCGAAAACCTTGTTTACCTGGCTCGCCTGGCCATAACAACCAATCGGTTGCCAGAAGCCAAAGAATATCTTTTACAAGGAGAAGAAATTGCCCGCGCGTACAAATATAACCAGCTATTATTGGATAGCTATCGGGAATTTTCGAATCTCTACAACCTTTCCAGGGATTTTCAGAATGCATCGGTTTATCAGAATCAATACATAAACCTGAAAGACAGCCTGATTGGTGAAGAACTGGTGAAAAACATTGCGCGTACCCAAACCCAATTTGAAGAGCGCGAAAACATAAAAACAATTGCGCTAAAAGAAGAAGCTCTCTCTCGCCAGCGCATGCTTAACCTGGCTATAGGAACTATTGCCTTTTTAGCTGCCCTGTTAGTTTTTGTATTGTTTCAAAGTAATAAAGTAAAGCGCAGGGTTAACGCCAAACTTTCGGATGCCAACGCCATTATTGCCGAGCAGAACAAACAACTTCAGCAACATTCCAATACTTTGCAAGCAGAGGTGAATAAGGCTACAGCCGACCTGCTGATTTCAAATCAGGCACTGGATAATGTAAATAAGGAACTCGATAACTTCATTTATAAAACATCGCACGATATACGTGGCCCACTGGCCAGTTTAAAGGGAATGTGCAATGTGGCCCTCATTGATGTGAAAGATGACCTGGCATTGGATTACCTGCGCAAACTGGATGTTACGGCAACGAAATTAAACCGTATTCTCACGCGCCTGCTCATCATCAATCAAATCAATAATGCTACCCCAAATCCCGAACCGCTTGATATAGACCTGATCGTGGATGATATCATCCGGTTTGAGTCGAAAAAGGGGTTACCGGCCGATTTCACATTCAAGCGCGAAATCCAACGCAACATGAACATAAAGTCGGATGATGCGTTGATGCGGATTATCATTGAAAACCTTATTGATAACGCAGTTAAATTTTATAACGACTCCGAACGGATCCAACCGTTTGCCCTGATCAGGATCTATACCGATGAGAAGAACCTAAACATCCACGTGATTGACAATGGGGTAGGCATATCCTCGGTTCAGCCGGATAAGATTTTTCAAATGTTCACCCGGGCATCTGAAAAATCAGGCACGGGCGGTCTGGGCCTGTACCTGATTAAGCAAGCATCCACCCGCCTTGGTGGCGATGTTGGCTTACGCCTCACCCCGGAATCCTTCACTGAATTTTATGTTACCCTGCCCTTGAAAATACCGGAAGCACTATTGGAAAAGAAGGAAGACAATAAGATGATCCCTCCTCCGGTTCGGGTGTAA
- the pth gene encoding aminoacyl-tRNA hydrolase, with translation MKYLIAGLGNIGPEYELTRHNIGFLVLDRLADVQKVSFTITRHAEKTELRFKGKQIHLIKPTTYMNLSGKSIAYWLQELKIPKENLLVVVDDIALPFGTLRMRKQGSAAGHNGLTHIEQVLGGSDYVRLRFGIGKNFNKGQQVDYVLGNFTPEEFQALPPLMDKASEMILSFCTIGADKTMSLYNS, from the coding sequence GTGAAATACCTGATTGCCGGACTTGGAAACATAGGACCAGAATATGAGTTGACCCGTCATAATATTGGTTTCCTCGTGCTTGATCGACTGGCCGATGTGCAAAAGGTTTCTTTTACCATAACCCGTCATGCAGAAAAAACCGAACTAAGGTTCAAAGGCAAGCAAATTCACCTGATTAAACCCACCACTTACATGAACCTTAGCGGTAAGTCCATTGCCTATTGGCTTCAGGAACTGAAAATACCAAAAGAAAACCTGCTTGTGGTGGTAGACGATATTGCTCTACCCTTTGGAACATTGCGCATGCGCAAACAAGGCAGTGCAGCCGGCCACAACGGGCTCACCCATATTGAACAGGTTCTTGGGGGATCAGACTATGTGCGCCTACGCTTTGGTATTGGAAAGAACTTTAACAAGGGACAACAGGTAGACTATGTACTTGGAAATTTTACACCAGAAGAATTTCAGGCATTGCCACCGCTGATGGATAAAGCCAGTGAAATGATTTTATCTTTTTGTACGATCGGTGCTGATAAAACGATGAGCCTCTATAATTCTTGA
- the metG gene encoding methionine--tRNA ligase — protein MKKFKRTTVTAALPYANGPLHIGHIAGAYLPADTYVRFLRQRGEDVIFICGSDEHGVAITLGAKKEGISPKQFVDKYHELMKRAFADFGIGFDIYSRTSNPTHHETAQALFTNIYNKQIFLEETSDQYFDEQEQIFLADRYIVGTCPNCGHSNAYGDQCEKCGTSLSPKQLINPRSTVSGKTPVLKPTRHWYFPLDKYESWLREWIVEGHKEDWKVNVYGQCKSWIDQGLQPRSITRDLDWGVSVPLPDAVGKVLYVWFDAPIGYVSATKELKPKDWEKYWKDTETRLIHFIGKDNIVFHCIIFPSILKAAGDYILPDNVPANEFLNLEGDKISTSRNHAVWLHEYLADFPGRRDELRYVLTSISPETKDADFTWKDYQQKVNSELVAILGNFVNRVMVLTWKYFGGKVPTGFELSGTDERRKKILEHYQKVQADLNVCVKEMIRALQEFRFREAQFQLMSIARIGNKFLADTEPWKLAKEDMEAVGFILSNALNMVANLAVASDPFLPDASLNMKKQLNGASLDGMWKQLWVKEELINAIPANHLLGKPELLYRNVEDEEIGKQIEKLRKTKMENEKPVSTVKALKPEISIDDFAKLDIRIGKVLSAERMEKSNKLLKLIVDTGVDQRTVLSGIAQHYSPEEMVGKQVTLIANLAPRKMMGIESQGMILMAEDVDGKLRLVFPSEIVTPGSTVS, from the coding sequence ATGAAGAAATTTAAACGCACCACCGTTACGGCTGCACTCCCGTATGCCAATGGGCCGCTCCATATCGGGCATATTGCCGGGGCCTACTTACCGGCCGATACATACGTTCGGTTTTTGCGTCAGCGGGGTGAAGATGTGATATTTATTTGTGGATCTGATGAGCATGGTGTGGCCATCACCTTAGGTGCCAAAAAGGAAGGTATATCACCCAAACAGTTTGTTGACAAATATCACGAGCTGATGAAAAGGGCCTTTGCTGATTTCGGGATAGGCTTTGATATCTATTCACGTACTTCTAACCCAACGCATCACGAAACAGCACAAGCGTTATTTACGAATATTTACAATAAGCAAATCTTCCTGGAGGAAACATCTGATCAATATTTTGATGAGCAGGAGCAGATTTTTCTGGCCGATCGCTACATCGTTGGAACATGCCCAAACTGCGGACACTCCAATGCTTATGGAGATCAATGTGAAAAATGCGGTACTAGTTTAAGCCCAAAACAGTTGATCAATCCGCGTTCTACCGTATCGGGAAAAACCCCTGTGCTTAAGCCCACCCGGCATTGGTATTTTCCGCTTGATAAATACGAATCCTGGTTACGGGAATGGATTGTTGAGGGCCACAAAGAAGACTGGAAGGTTAATGTTTATGGTCAGTGTAAATCATGGATCGATCAGGGCTTACAACCACGCTCCATAACCCGCGATCTTGACTGGGGCGTATCTGTTCCTTTGCCTGATGCCGTGGGCAAGGTTCTGTATGTTTGGTTCGATGCACCCATTGGTTACGTATCGGCCACCAAAGAGTTAAAACCTAAGGATTGGGAAAAGTATTGGAAAGATACCGAAACCCGACTGATCCATTTTATCGGCAAGGACAATATTGTATTTCACTGCATAATCTTCCCGTCCATATTAAAAGCTGCAGGCGATTACATTTTACCCGATAATGTTCCGGCTAACGAGTTTTTAAACCTTGAAGGGGATAAAATTTCCACATCGCGTAACCATGCAGTTTGGTTGCATGAATACCTGGCTGATTTTCCGGGAAGAAGGGATGAACTTCGCTACGTTCTAACCTCTATTTCACCCGAAACAAAAGATGCCGATTTTACCTGGAAAGATTACCAACAAAAGGTAAATAGTGAACTGGTGGCCATTCTGGGCAATTTTGTAAACCGAGTAATGGTGCTTACGTGGAAATATTTTGGTGGCAAAGTCCCAACCGGATTTGAATTATCCGGCACGGATGAAAGGAGAAAGAAAATCCTGGAGCATTATCAAAAGGTGCAGGCTGATCTGAACGTCTGTGTGAAGGAAATGATCCGTGCGCTCCAGGAATTCAGGTTCAGGGAAGCTCAGTTTCAACTGATGAGCATAGCCCGCATAGGCAACAAATTTTTGGCCGATACCGAGCCATGGAAATTAGCCAAAGAAGATATGGAGGCAGTGGGTTTTATTTTATCTAATGCCCTTAACATGGTGGCTAATCTTGCCGTAGCAAGTGATCCGTTTCTTCCGGATGCTTCGTTGAATATGAAGAAGCAATTGAATGGTGCCTCCCTGGATGGTATGTGGAAGCAATTGTGGGTAAAAGAGGAATTGATAAATGCGATTCCTGCCAACCACCTGTTGGGAAAACCAGAATTGCTGTACAGAAATGTTGAGGATGAAGAAATTGGTAAGCAAATTGAAAAATTACGAAAGACAAAAATGGAAAACGAGAAACCGGTTTCAACCGTTAAGGCATTAAAACCTGAAATCTCAATTGATGATTTCGCTAAATTGGATATAAGAATCGGTAAGGTGTTGTCGGCTGAGCGGATGGAGAAATCGAATAAGTTGCTAAAACTAATTGTTGATACCGGTGTGGATCAGCGAACGGTTTTGAGTGGTATTGCACAACACTATTCCCCCGAAGAAATGGTAGGTAAGCAAGTTACTTTAATCGCTAACCTGGCGCCTCGCAAAATGATGGGGATTGAATCACAGGGAATGATTTTAATGGCGGAAGATGTGGATGGAAAGCTCAGACTTGTATTTCCTTCAGAAATAGTCACTCCGGGTTCTACGGTTAGCTAA
- a CDS encoding DUF4136 domain-containing protein — protein sequence MRNLFLLMLSSTLLVGCLGYKELPVEYDYSYKGQFKKYRSFEIMKPAGLSDVSMANEQIESAIISRMKFLGYRQTDNKPHLLISFRMYEDSLKFNGYNQPEIEEWIKNQDPNLNYDRKKLDLRTGTLLIQFYDRRQNRSVWQGYATTLYGPIDYNNQRHLRNAVISILDKYRFWAEGFMEGTASKDTDI from the coding sequence ATGAGAAATTTATTTCTTCTCATGCTCTCCTCTACCCTATTAGTTGGCTGCCTGGGATACAAGGAATTGCCGGTTGAATACGATTACAGTTATAAAGGGCAATTTAAAAAGTACCGAAGCTTTGAAATCATGAAACCCGCTGGCCTGTCGGATGTATCGATGGCCAATGAACAAATTGAATCAGCCATCATTTCTCGTATGAAATTTCTGGGCTATCGCCAAACCGACAATAAACCCCATTTACTCATTAGTTTCAGGATGTACGAAGACAGTTTAAAATTCAATGGGTACAACCAACCTGAAATTGAAGAATGGATCAAAAACCAGGATCCTAACCTGAATTACGATCGGAAAAAACTTGATTTACGAACCGGGACCCTTCTCATTCAATTTTACGACAGGCGACAAAACCGTTCGGTTTGGCAAGGTTATGCAACTACCCTATATGGCCCTATAGATTACAATAACCAACGGCACCTTCGTAATGCTGTTATTTCAATTTTAGATAAATACCGGTTCTGGGCTGAAGGGTTTATGGAAGGCACCGCCAGTAAGGACACCGATATATAA
- the purL gene encoding phosphoribosylformylglycinamidine synthase — MILFFRSPANTVFAVGTVQPLQHTDIQKLEWLFGGAAPVQGATFNGYFVGPRKEMVTPWSTNAVEITQTMGISGITRIEEFAVVKDEHAPYDRMLQVLYKQLDQELFTIHHQPEPVLEIEDIAAYNEKEGLALSHEEIEYLKSVSKELGRNLTDSEVFGFSQVNSEHCRHKIFNGTFIINGEEKKSTLFQLIKKTSKQNPNYIVSAYKDNVAFIKGPTIEQFAPARQDVAGFFELKDIDSVISLKAETHNFPTTVEPFNGAATGSGGEIRDRLAGGKGSLPLAGTAVYITAYPRLEGGRAWEKKFEARKWLYQTPEEILIKASDGASDFGNKFGQPLINGSVLTFEHFEGDKKFGFDKVIMLAGGIGFGKQKDSQKEHLTPGDKIVLLGGDNYRIGMGGGAVSSVATGEYGNAIELNAIQRSNPEMQKRAMNAIRALAELDHNPIVSIHDHGAGGHFNCLSELLEETGGVVHIEKIPVGDPTLSDKEILSNESQERMGLAIHEKDLSLLQKIADRERAPMYVIGEATGDKRLVFEKKNQQKKPVDFEVRHLLGSSPKTILTDTANASRFNPVQYDASYLQSYIEQVLQLEAVACKDWLTNKVDRSVTGKVATQQTCGAIQLPLNNVGVMALDFTSNKGMATAIGHAPGAALVDAAAGSKLAIAEALTNILFAPLAHGLKGVSLSANWMWPAKQAGENARLYQAVEAVSDFAIALGINIPTGKDSLSMTQKYPNGDVVLSPGTVIISAVAEVADIRKTISPALQAVDHTSIVYIDLSKDHYKLGGSSFAQINNTLGHEVPTIGDPQYFASAFNAIQQLISTEEVVAGHDISSGGLITTLCEMLFPSIGLGAHVDISLLGEDIIKILFAENPGVVLQLKNEALQALELQQVNYKKIGHITTSRELVIQHLGRSYPFSINSLRDIWFTTSYLLDKKQRNPGHAKARFDNYKKQPLAYAFQKSFTGKLSAYGMDAKRRKPTGIKAAIIREKGVNGDREMAYCLYLAGFDVKDVHMTDLVSGREDLADVNMIVYVGGFSNSDVLGSAKGWAGAFLYNPKAKQALDNFYKRNDTLSLGVCNGCQLMMELGLVYPEMGANHPRMHHNGSGKFESAFVNLSIPENNSIMLASLTGTRLGAWVAHGEGRFILADGSYSTAATYSYAQYPGNPNDSDGAVAALCSRDGRHLAIMPHIERSMFPWNWPYYPAERKADEISPWIEAFYNAREWIAKKITQPFT, encoded by the coding sequence ATGATTTTGTTCTTCCGCTCCCCCGCCAACACAGTATTTGCTGTTGGCACGGTACAGCCTTTACAACATACTGATATCCAAAAACTTGAATGGCTATTCGGTGGTGCTGCTCCCGTACAGGGAGCAACATTTAACGGCTATTTTGTGGGGCCGCGAAAGGAAATGGTGACACCGTGGAGCACTAACGCGGTTGAGATTACACAAACAATGGGCATCAGTGGCATTACCCGGATAGAGGAATTTGCTGTGGTAAAGGATGAGCATGCCCCGTACGACCGCATGCTCCAGGTGCTGTACAAACAACTGGACCAAGAATTATTCACCATACACCATCAACCCGAACCCGTACTTGAGATTGAAGATATTGCCGCCTATAACGAAAAAGAAGGCCTGGCACTGAGCCACGAGGAGATTGAATACCTTAAATCTGTTAGCAAAGAACTGGGGCGAAACCTTACCGATAGCGAAGTGTTCGGCTTCTCGCAGGTAAATTCAGAACATTGCCGCCATAAAATATTCAATGGAACATTTATAATTAATGGCGAAGAGAAAAAAAGCACGTTGTTTCAACTCATAAAAAAAACATCGAAGCAAAACCCCAACTACATTGTTTCAGCCTACAAAGACAACGTAGCGTTTATCAAAGGCCCAACCATTGAACAGTTTGCACCCGCGCGGCAAGATGTAGCAGGCTTTTTCGAACTGAAGGACATTGATTCCGTGATTTCATTAAAGGCAGAGACCCACAACTTTCCCACCACGGTTGAACCGTTTAATGGCGCAGCTACGGGTTCTGGTGGAGAAATCCGTGATCGTTTAGCCGGGGGAAAAGGTTCCTTACCGTTGGCCGGAACGGCTGTTTATATTACCGCTTACCCTCGTTTGGAAGGTGGCCGTGCATGGGAGAAGAAATTTGAAGCGCGTAAGTGGCTATACCAAACCCCTGAAGAAATATTGATCAAAGCATCTGATGGGGCTTCGGATTTTGGCAACAAGTTTGGGCAACCCCTCATCAATGGCAGCGTGCTGACCTTTGAACACTTTGAAGGAGACAAGAAGTTTGGCTTCGATAAAGTGATTATGCTTGCGGGTGGCATTGGCTTTGGAAAACAAAAAGACAGTCAGAAAGAACACCTCACCCCGGGCGATAAAATTGTTTTGCTGGGAGGTGATAACTACCGCATCGGTATGGGTGGCGGGGCGGTTTCATCAGTTGCAACCGGTGAATACGGTAATGCCATTGAGTTAAATGCAATACAACGCTCAAACCCCGAAATGCAAAAGCGCGCCATGAATGCCATTCGGGCCTTGGCCGAACTTGACCACAACCCCATTGTTTCCATACACGATCACGGTGCCGGAGGGCACTTCAACTGCCTTTCGGAATTGCTGGAGGAGACCGGGGGCGTTGTTCATATCGAAAAAATACCGGTGGGCGATCCTACCTTATCCGACAAGGAAATACTGAGCAACGAATCGCAGGAACGGATGGGTTTGGCAATCCATGAAAAAGACCTTAGCCTGCTCCAAAAAATTGCCGATCGCGAACGCGCGCCTATGTATGTAATCGGTGAGGCTACCGGTGACAAGCGCCTTGTGTTTGAAAAGAAAAACCAACAAAAAAAGCCAGTTGATTTTGAGGTAAGGCATCTGCTGGGCTCATCGCCTAAAACTATTTTAACGGATACCGCAAATGCTTCCAGGTTCAACCCTGTGCAATATGATGCCTCCTATCTGCAATCCTATATTGAACAGGTGTTACAACTTGAGGCGGTAGCCTGTAAAGATTGGCTTACCAATAAAGTAGACCGATCCGTTACCGGAAAAGTGGCAACCCAACAAACCTGCGGAGCCATTCAATTGCCGCTGAACAATGTTGGGGTTATGGCACTTGATTTCACAAGCAATAAAGGCATGGCTACCGCCATTGGCCATGCCCCCGGTGCGGCCCTTGTTGATGCGGCAGCCGGAAGCAAGCTTGCCATTGCCGAAGCGCTTACCAATATTCTTTTTGCGCCACTTGCACATGGATTAAAGGGAGTTTCGCTAAGTGCCAACTGGATGTGGCCGGCAAAACAAGCTGGCGAAAATGCGAGACTATACCAGGCGGTTGAAGCGGTAAGTGATTTTGCCATCGCCTTGGGCATTAATATCCCAACAGGAAAAGATTCGTTATCGATGACGCAGAAGTACCCCAATGGTGATGTCGTTCTTTCCCCGGGAACGGTTATCATTTCGGCAGTAGCTGAGGTTGCCGATATACGCAAAACAATTTCGCCTGCATTGCAAGCGGTAGATCACACTTCCATCGTTTACATCGATTTATCGAAAGACCACTATAAGCTTGGCGGCAGCAGCTTTGCCCAGATCAACAACACATTAGGCCATGAAGTACCCACCATTGGCGATCCACAGTATTTTGCATCAGCATTTAACGCTATCCAGCAACTCATCAGCACTGAAGAAGTAGTGGCCGGTCATGACATTTCATCCGGTGGTTTAATTACAACACTCTGTGAAATGTTATTCCCATCAATAGGGTTGGGTGCCCATGTTGATATCTCTTTATTGGGGGAAGATATCATCAAAATTCTTTTTGCTGAGAACCCGGGCGTTGTACTGCAATTAAAAAATGAAGCGCTGCAAGCATTAGAACTTCAACAGGTTAACTATAAAAAAATCGGGCATATAACCACATCACGCGAATTGGTTATTCAACACCTTGGCCGGTCTTATCCGTTTTCCATCAATTCCCTGCGGGACATTTGGTTTACAACCTCCTACCTGTTGGACAAAAAACAGCGCAACCCCGGCCATGCAAAAGCCCGGTTCGATAATTATAAAAAACAACCGCTGGCGTACGCTTTTCAAAAAAGCTTCACAGGAAAGTTATCAGCCTATGGCATGGATGCAAAACGAAGAAAACCTACCGGTATAAAAGCAGCGATTATACGCGAGAAAGGTGTAAATGGCGACCGTGAAATGGCTTACTGCCTTTACCTGGCAGGCTTTGACGTTAAAGATGTGCACATGACCGACCTGGTCTCCGGCCGTGAGGACCTGGCTGATGTGAACATGATTGTTTATGTTGGTGGGTTTTCAAATTCCGATGTGCTGGGATCGGCAAAAGGTTGGGCTGGTGCTTTTTTGTATAATCCAAAAGCCAAGCAAGCCCTTGATAATTTCTATAAACGAAACGATACATTAAGCCTTGGCGTATGCAACGGCTGCCAGCTTATGATGGAGTTGGGGTTAGTGTACCCCGAAATGGGTGCCAACCATCCACGCATGCACCATAACGGTTCAGGGAAATTCGAATCCGCTTTTGTAAACCTTTCTATTCCAGAAAATAACTCCATTATGCTTGCCTCACTGACAGGAACCCGATTAGGCGCTTGGGTGGCCCATGGTGAGGGGCGGTTTATCCTGGCTGATGGTTCCTATTCAACTGCTGCAACGTATTCGTACGCACAATATCCCGGTAATCCCAATGACTCCGATGGTGCCGTAGCCGCTCTGTGCTCACGCGATGGGCGGCACCTGGCAATTATGCCGCACATCGAACGATCTATGTTCCCCTGGAACTGGCCTTATTACCCGGCCGAAAGGAAAGCTGATGAAATTTCGCCTTGGATTGAGGCCTTTTACAACGCCCGCGAATGGATTGCAAAAAAAATAACGCAACCTTTTACTTAA
- a CDS encoding 50S ribosomal protein L25/general stress protein Ctc, with the protein MKTVEVVGYKRANLGKSESQRLRNEGFVPCVVYGGDQQVHFYAPMILFRELVYTNEAHFVHLNIEGEESQAILQEVQFHPVSEIILHADFLKIEEGRKIKMNIPIRLVGKAPGVDKGGALIRKKATLKVSGFPKDMPDHIDVDVSTLDFHHAVKVSDMKMEGLEFLDPKAAAIAAVEVPRAAKLAAEEAAAAPAEGAAPAAGAAAPAGDAKKAEAPKKEEGKK; encoded by the coding sequence ATGAAAACTGTTGAGGTTGTAGGGTATAAAAGAGCGAATCTCGGCAAGTCTGAATCTCAAAGACTGAGAAATGAAGGATTTGTTCCCTGTGTTGTTTATGGCGGAGATCAGCAGGTGCATTTTTATGCGCCTATGATCCTTTTCCGCGAATTGGTGTACACCAATGAAGCGCACTTTGTTCACCTGAACATTGAAGGCGAAGAAAGTCAAGCCATTCTTCAGGAAGTTCAATTCCACCCGGTAAGTGAAATTATCCTGCATGCCGACTTCCTGAAAATTGAAGAAGGCCGGAAAATCAAAATGAATATACCGATACGCCTGGTTGGCAAAGCCCCCGGTGTAGATAAGGGCGGTGCATTGATCCGGAAAAAAGCTACGCTAAAAGTTTCTGGGTTCCCCAAGGATATGCCTGATCATATTGATGTGGATGTATCAACACTCGATTTCCACCATGCCGTTAAAGTTAGCGACATGAAAATGGAAGGACTTGAATTCCTTGATCCGAAAGCTGCTGCCATTGCTGCGGTTGAAGTGCCACGTGCCGCGAAACTGGCGGCTGAAGAAGCTGCTGCTGCACCGGCTGAAGGTGCTGCACCGGCTGCTGGTGCTGCTGCACCGGCTGGTGATGCCAAGAAAGCCGAAGCACCTAAGAAGGAAGAAGGCAAGAAATAA